From the genome of Seriola aureovittata isolate HTS-2021-v1 ecotype China chromosome 18, ASM2101889v1, whole genome shotgun sequence:
TTACGCTTCATCAAATGAATAcgttaataaataaaatctgttattttcacgtgttaaaaactgttttgcAACTTGAGAAAATGTTTAGAAATCAATTATTATTGCCCTCTAATTGGCTTTAAAGTTGGAAAAATCCTCTTATTCCACACTGCTGACAGcatcatatatatattctgtatcatCCTGCGCCAGCTCTTCACTCAAACTATATGTTTCCACTGAGTAAAACATTCAAACCCAAAACTCCATGTTTATGTGTCCATCACTCCCATCAGATGGAAATGTTGCTCACATTCCCCCAAAAATACATGACATATTTGATATCTTTGGAAACTTCTGCACTAGGATTTAAAACAAACTTCTGTGGGTTTGAATAAAGTTTGGCTTCACAGCATGACTTTGTAAAGACTAACCAGAATGATCGAATAAACCCCTTCTGGAtgttgaacagcagcagcagcaggaacgCACGCAGTCAACCACACATACAAAGCCTGTTGTAGCTAAGAGGGCACCCATTTGATCAcgacccctctctctccctctatctctctctccctctctcgctctttaAAAAACGCAGGTGGTGGTCCTCCGCAGGCAATAAACCACCAGCAGCAGACTACCCACAGCCTAAACATTCCTCTGTAATAACTCCGGATTAAACAGGCTTTTCCCTGCACCTATTTCAGTCCACCTTAGTTTGAATCTgctgggaaaaagaaaaaaacttcacTGTGACCTCATTCTGTGAACCCGGGATCTCCCGTTGCAGCATTGTGTAAAACACGTCAAATGAAAGCTCCTGATTAAATACATAGTTGTTAAATATTGCTCATCCCTTGAAGCTTAAGGCACAGATTAATTGCCCCTagtcatttcatatttttccctCAAATAAGAGATAGGCTATAAATCTGAGTGGCGACTGGCGTGAGACAATTTCACTCAACTGTTTCCCATGGAGCTCATCCAGTGAGAGGGAATTTCCTTCTCCATACACTGACATTAGCCAGCTGCTTTAATTTGAGATAATGTCACATGCCCCAAAGACAAGTGGCAAAAACAGCTCATGTAAAAAACTAAAAGATTTCTTCATTGAATGTTGGCTTTTTGTTTTAGCACCACGGGCCTGACTAAATTGAAATCTCGTTTCAGGTGTTATTCCCAGGATTTACAACTTTTAAATCACACATCTTTCCGGCAGCATGGACTTACTTCTCCCGTGCTCCTTCATAAAACTGATGTGATCCTTGTAGTACTTGAAGTCGTCCTCGTAAGGCTGGGCCTCCACCGTGATGTTCATCTCCTCCTTCAGGTTCAGGTAGATCCCCTCCGAGAGGAAGTAGTGCGGCCGGTCGTCCTGCCGCAGGTCGTGGAAGATCACCACGGCCCGGGAAGTCCAGTTGAAATGCGTGTGCAGGACGGTGGCAAAGTCCCCCAGCTTGGTGGTGGATGGCCCGCTGCGCACGATGGTCCTGTACTCCTCCCGCTTGTCAAAGCCGTACGCGGGACCTCCGGCTGTGATCAGCGGGAGTTTCCAGTGGGACGCGAATCGCCCCACGGAGGCGAGCGGGTACACGCACCCGGGTCCGAAGAAAGCGTCAGGGTGGATGTAAAGCTTGGCGTCCACGGCCACCACCTGCGCCCGGCTCTCAGCGCACGAGCCCGCGATGGGGTCCTCGGTGCTGTAGTTGAGAATGTTGATGTACCGGCCGAGCAGCAGCCCGTGTTTGCCGTGCAGGTCCTCGTGCGCCATGAGGATGGCCGGGAAGACGCGCGGCAGAGCCCACGGGTACTTGTGATGGTTGTCCGGGAGCATCACAGCCACGGTGATGTTACCTCTGCAGCCGGGGAAGAGGCAGCAGGACAACGCCGCGAGAAGGCAGCATCCCAGCGCGCTTCTGCATCCCATGTCGCGTCCCAGCCGCGTGGAAGTCCCGGAGAGCAAGTACGGCCACGGAGAGCGCACCGTTTGGAGAGGAGACACGGCCGGCTGAGGCACCCTTACACCAAACCATAAGTATCCGTCTCCCccactctctgtctcctcactctctctcaaaACTCAAACAAAGTCGATAAATGCATCATCACGTAGTGCCAGCCCGGCGGTGCCATGCGTGTGCGCTGCGTATATCCACGTTAAATGAAGTTGTTGTACTTCCAAAAGCGAGTCTCCAGCGCCGACCGGTCCTCACGCTAATGGTCTCTCTGAGTGTGATAACATCCATCCAGATGACTGCAACTTAAATCAGAGCAGCCCTCTGCTCTGCCCCCGCACGTCACACACTGCAAGAAGTGTGCGCTGCTTCCAGTGTCAACAAATCAAAAGCGAGTCCCAgagaattatttttctttagttaattgataaaatgtttttagtgaGTTCAGGAGATGTCAGTGCGGGTCTTAATAGTTCAGATTTCCTGCAACCTTCCCTCAAAGACCTGCTTCATCCCGTCTCTCAAAATAAGACCTATTCTGactgacatttgtgtttatagatAAGACACTAAAACATTAAACTGCACCACAAACACGAAGAACACAAagttgttaatgttttatataaaaaaaacagacagtaaaGCAAACTAATAGACCGAATGACTTGTTgaaatatgtgacattttttgcagtgtatgaATAAATCCTCTGAAACGGGCGTGAGTCGCCCCCTGGCTGTCATTTATCACCCATGGAGGTTTTACAGGGTCATGGCCTGCTCCAGTCTCTGGTGCATTTAAAACTGAGCAGTTAAGCATTGTTTTAGGGATCCGAGCACATACATCAATATTACTGTAGATAGTTTTGCCTTGTATTAACTGGTTGGATTTTAAAGGATTATAACAGTTTTTTGTAAATCAGATTTTAAGTGCAACTGCTGCAGTAAATAGGCAGCTGCCTGTTGATGGCGCTGTGGATTGACTGATTAATCTGATTGGTATGCATGGCAGCATATGAATTACAGTAACTGAAATGCACCCCCTGCCTTGGATTATGGCTCAGGGGTCTGATTCACTTGAAGAATGTTACAGTTGATCTCTACTCATTAGGACCTGCCAACCAGTCTCCAGCATCAGTCTGGCAGTCAGCTGAAATCTGTGTTAGGTTTATTATGTATCTGTGCAAAGCCCAAAGTTTCCTGGTTCCAGCTGCCGAGCTGATGACTCAgttaaagagaataaaaatgagagTGGAATTTATAGCCTACTCCTGTTCTATTCAAATATCCCATGATAATGTCAGTCAGCCAACATACATACAACCAGGACACTGACACCAGAACAGTTTAGAGGAAAtcattcaacattcattttgttatttacaccagatcttttcctactgtgacatgttaaCATGTGAAACAGgctcatttatttaaaataattacttGCCAACACAGTTTTATGACAGATACCTGATTTTCTGAGTGACCTAACCCACAGTTTACACTTTGTAAGATTAGGTTACATTTTGTAAGTTAGTTTTAGTGCaatgtttttcttgtaatgtTAAGGTAACATTGACAAAAATGAGCACAGACTAGGACAGGAATGATTACATagatgctgagatatttcactggataagtgaaaacttATCCAGCTGGTGGTgccagatgaaaagtcagaggattgCCAAAGTCaggaggattcatcctctggggatcattaTTATATGAACAACATTTCATGGCACTGCATCCGATGTGGTTAAGTTaattcagtctgaaccaaagtggttcaatacaaagaaaacaaagtgtttacATCCAATGTTACTCAtcaacatgcatgtgtgtgtattcttggggtcaaacaaaagtaataaatattaacatttctcCTTACGATTGttctgccactagatgtcgcactagaccaccagcatctcaaaccaaaacaaaggcTTCATCGgacacccaccccaccccccaccccccaccccccttcacGTTCCCAGTCAGCCAGGTATTATGAAGCCCCGTGAAAGCGGCCActaaacacagaacaaaaagcGCAACTGAATAAAGTCACCCTGTGTACGCGAGAGCCAACAACATACAATATGACCACAACCTAGCCCACGCTAGCATGCGCCATGGCTATGCtaacagttagccagctagcgatagcaacatttcccgaaaaaattcaaaacaatggTAGCAGCAAGTTAGCCACCGTTATCATGCTATGTCGCCGAttactaatgaaaacagacatgaaaaatgatGTAGCAttcaagttacttacacatggAGAGGAAAAGCCAGGTCCAAGTCAAGCTGGAGCTCTTTAGCAGCTTAGGTCTAAATTCAGCCTTGAACTTATGTGCTGGGACCGCGGCCCTACAAACGACTCTGACAGAGCAGGTAAAAactttttggatgttttgaCGGTCCACTGGCTGACCAGGATTTGAGCGGGTAGTCCTCATGGTCctcatcttctctttctttgtagAAGACATAGTGGTTTCTCCTTCAGTAGAGGGAATTCTGGAAGATCACTTTCACCTGAATGCTGCAAACTGCAGTGTCACCTCACCTGTGGGCGAGGCCTGTGTGTTCATAAATATGAGGAGGACCAAtagtttaacaggagggacaTGCATTAAAACGCACGTGCTACCTGACCAgctaccaaaacaaaaaacagtgagacacagattactccactatatctttacattaaaaaaaaagttgtttgcAGTTATAAAATTATTCCTAtaataaaatctcatttacaggACCTGAAACCTGTAttatttaattctttaattCTTTAATGCTTTTTCTGGTGCACTGCTGCGTTACTTGGCCTGACCACCACCTGTAGTCAGCGCAGTACCAGTAATCAATGGCAAGAATGTGTGTAGTGTCACTTGTGTAGGAGGACACAGGTGACCAGGTGACCCACTCATAAAAACGttactagtggtcaaaaactccacagggcagcTTTAACATTTACTTGACAACACTACAGTCGACCGCTTTATTTTGAGACGCATTTAAGCACATTTAATACAGTTACTTTGTACTTATGGTCGACTTTTTATCTGTACTTTGTGTACACATATAAGACGCGTTGAATGTTTTTAGTGTTGGTTAAGTTGTGAAATTTGTTCTGCAGCATTCACAGGCCTTAAGCAACATGCATCAAATTTAAATAACACACTTGTAGctgaatgattttattttccccaGAGAATACGAGCTTGTTACAGGATGACAGTGCTTTGGCTCAGACAGTTGTCACATATATAATCAGACGTGTGAGGCCCagattcataaaaaaaatacattccaTAATCAAATTGCTTGACTTCAGAGATTCAGATCATGAGTAGCCCTTCAAAAGCTTAAAAGGAAATAGAGCTTAAGGTTTAGgctctatttctttctttacaaaCATAATCACTTCAGCAAACCAACCCATACACCGAGAAACATGCAGCCAGCCATTTGAATTGTTAGCACAAAACTGAACAGAGAGAGCAACATAAAGGCCTAAAATTGAACAGAttacttgttttcattttctatagTGCTATTTGTTAGCATGACTGAGTCTCCAGCAGGTTTGTAGTTGTCTGTTGGTCCGTTTCTAGGTCCATTCATCCTTTGGCTTCAGGTATTTGTTCTTTACTCCTTCAGCCAGGTGAGCAGCTGGGGTGTGTAGtaggtgatgatgatgtcagcacCTGCATCACAGGGCAGGGGAAAATGAGTCAGATCACATCTAGAACTGAACTTGTAATATGCATTTTAATGAGCttgaacatttgaaatgaagaagaaaaactacccacattttcattacttactTAAAACAACCGTATGAATGTGGTGTACATCAAAGCATGAGTACAGTCAGCTGGTTTTACTTGAGGGGTTAATGCAGTTAATCACAGTCCACTAGGTTTTTGATTTTATAGTGTCAATCTGGATAATAGTGTGAGATTTCATTTTAGATGTATCAAGCATCAGGCCATATCATGCTTGAATTATATACAGCAGAATAACCGTTTTTACAGTCTTTCATTGATCTTCTGATGTAGACTGATGGTGTAGAGCTCATTACTGAACAGGAGAGGAGACTCCTACAGTGCAGTCACCTGTTTATATTGCTTCATTCACTATAATAGAGCAACAATCACAGTGATTCTCCACTCTCAGTTTTTGAATGTGATTGACACCAACTCAGTGTGGAGGGAGGGCCAAACCGGAGAGAAAAGGACGCATTTGTTGACACAGTCTATGTTCAGGAGTGCCCTGCCCCCGCCGCCTTACCTGCCCTGCGGAAGGCGGTCATGGCCTCCATCACAGCAGCCCGCAGGTCAAATGCTCCAGCCTGCGCTCCGTGCCATATCATGGCAAACTCCCCTGACACGTTGTACACAGCCAAGGGGTGAGTGGGGAACTGAAGGGagacacatgaagaaaaactgaCACACTTCCTCCAACAGGTACAGTGATATTCGCATGTGACATTTTGCAGGGTTTGCTTCTGGGATTTTTCTCATCTGTGTTTCATAGCAACTGagcatgtttcccaaaatgcaaAACTGCAGCATTGTTCCTCATTGAACTGATTTAGTTACAGACCTTGTCCTTGACTTCTCTCACAATGTCCAGATACGGCAGACCTGGTTTCACCATCAGCATATCAGCTCCCTCTCTCACATCTCGCTCCTGCAgcacagaacagcagcaacatctcCCACAACTGTTTCAACGCAACACTTTTAACCAAGTcatgtgtacatacacacacacacacacacacacacacacacacacacacacacacacacacacacacacacacacacacacacacacacacacacacactgaccacagcTCGAACGGCAAGTCCTCTCGCTCCAGGAGGCAGCTGATAGCAGCGTCTGTCCCCAAACGCAGGTTTAGACTGTGCAGCATCTCTGTATACAAACACAGCAGGGAGCTTCAGTCTACTCTCACTTCAACGTACTAACTCACTGATCTGTTTACACCTGATCCAAGAGCGCTCACTTACCGGAAAGGACCATAATAACAAGAGGCAAACTTTGCACTGTAGCTCAGCACTGAAGCCTGGAGGAGATCacaaaaaatgagaaacaacTACAAAACACATTCTGTTATATTTACATGCTATCTAATAAGTATtcaaatatactttttttttttactgtcaaaaaatcacatgaaaagaccaacAATGAATACCGATTCTACTAACAAGTTTCCTCTGTGTATTCAAAGTCTGGTATATCTTATTCCTCTAAGCCAGAGAGCTCTCTTTGTTTccaaaaaaactattaaaataacatcagtgagccacactgttgctctgggtgacatgttcctttattaccatgaacacacacactgtagtttgaCTTGCTTAGacatacaccatcctgctgccaaaTGTACTCACTAAAGCatcaaatgtggattaatctgcagctgaaactaGTGCCCAACCAATGaaacatttccttttgtttgagtaacatgttaaaaacaaaaaaaaaaaaactacaggcCCAGCTGTTTCAGAAAATCActcagcttttttaaaaaagataaaagtaaaagtacaataaGAATCACTTCTGTATTATTTTCAGTCGTTTACCTTGTTTCCCAAACCATTGGATATCAGTGCTTGTTTTATAGCTCTGACTCTTCCATCCATCATATCAGAGGGGGCGATGATGTGACAGCCTGTAGAACAGAGGACATGAAACTTGTATTAGTCCAGTTTAACTTTACCTTCAGTATCTGGGTAAACATGGAACTGACATTACTGCTGAGTGTAGGGCCGCTGCCAGGATTTTACATATCCTGAGGTCATGAGCCCATGTCGCCAAATACCCATCCCCTCATAAAACTTTAAACAGGCAccaaaaatatttattctttatttaccGTTATATAAATAATTGTTATACGACTATATCTTCTGTGAATCTTATTTTTCAATATGGTCTAGATGTTGGCTCAAAGCTTTCATTACATGGCAGTATTCTGGTATGAGAAACATAATccttatatatatttttaattggtCATAAGTAGTCAActcaaaaaaagaagaagaaaaatacagcaACCAGCCtaaaagataaatgaaagaaaCCTCCCAGAATACAGAAGAAGCAGGAGCTCTGGCTTATGTGAGGTCTCAGTTCAAACTATGAACACAATTACAAATTCGGAGACAAAATGCAAACCAGCTTCTGTATAAACCGATATGGGTGACAGAAAATACTTGATAAAAacactcaataaaaaaaatccttgtaTGTCTCACtccaaagacagaaacaatCTTAACAAAGCAAGAAACAAGAATTACCAGCCCGGGCGTAGGCCAGCGCCACTTCTGCCAAGCGCAGGCAGCTGGCGTCATTGTTCAGAGTACCGTCGTCATTCAGGATACCTGCAAGAcaaaaggagaaacaaaacccaaatatatgATGCACATTATCTCTGCCCTTTTTACTTTGCTCTTtatgagacacaaacaggagatAAATCATCTGAGGAGACACTGACCACAGTGGCCATGCGACGTGTAGGGACACAAGCAGACGTCGCACGCCACCAGCAGCTCTGGGAACAAAGATCTGATTTTCTTCACTGCCAGGACGGCCGGTGTGTCGTCTGTGTCGGCACCTGAACCCCTGTCATCCTGACGAGGAAAGACCAGATaacagtggttttttttttgagtgtgatACACTGTTTTGCTGCCTCTCAGAACATGTCATTTCTAAACCATGGGCGTTAATCTGCTCTTACAACAGCCTCCTCTTCTGGTTTCAGACTTCCCATGGGATTTtagaacctggctgcagggatttgctcccattcagacACAACAGCATTAGTGAAGTCCAAACTGATGTTGGGTGATAAGGCCTGATTCACGGTCAatgttccagttcatcccaaaggcGTTGGATGAGGTTTACGTCAGGGCTCTGTGGTGGCCAGTCAAGTTCTTTTACACTTTACCAAGCAGaaaccatgaaaaacagacCCAGACCAAAAGTCTACTTTTGGCCAGGTAGTCTCTTTATAATCTGTTATAAAAAGGTATTATTTACAAGACTTATACCTTTGCTGTGAGTTAAATTCACAGGGACTAGTCAATTAGAAACCATATCTACCAATTTAGAGAAATGCAGTAATAATATAAAGTTAAAGACTACAAACACTCAGTCTCATTGATGTTTCATCTAACTACTTCTAAAAAAATTTATACGACcaggcagagaaaacaagacacaaactTTAATGCTCATTTAAGAGTGATTAACatgactttttcctctctttaacATACCTTTTCTACTTTTGCTGGAACACCAAAAATCAGCACGCATTTCAAGCCGTTCTCCACAAGTGGCCGCAACATTCCTTCCAGCTTATTCACACCATATCTATTAATGACAATACGTATAATATGAATGGAAGGAAGCAAAAAAAGGGCCTTTCAGGaaaggaaacaatgaaaatgatcatcCTTCTTTAGTTTTATATGAGGAGAAAACTAAAAAGGCTTGTGTCTTGTgacgcacaagcacacaaaatGTGAAGGTGGGTTCgcagtttggttttgttttgtgctggaTAACGGATTCTCTTCTTATCTTGGTCCAGGTCCAGTGTTTGGCTCTGGGTCCACCCTGCCCGACTGCTTTTATCTGAGGACAACACCCTCAGTGGGGTCACAGCTGCAGGGTGACACTGTGTGTTTCATCTGATTGGTGTTTAAATGAATGCTTCAATCACCCCAGTCAAAACAGTCCAATTATTTCAAATTGTCCTTCTGAGCAGAAATAGATTCTTCAAGTAGCTCAGGAAATCAGGCACTTTGTTATAGTGAAGATCTGAATCATGAGACGGCTGTGAAAGTATTTGTGGGTTTCGCTCTCACCTGGCCTGTCCTGGCAGGCTGCCGATGGGCTCCACTGCATCTGCACTGTCTCTAAAGGAGAGAGTGACAAAGAACCAGAGGTGAGAAGGTGGAAGTCCACTAAATTATAAAAGTTAAAAGCATAGTTTAGTTGACTTCATCTGACCACTACTACATCGGTCAAACTCCTGCACACTTGTTTTATTTGCCATGTTTTGTGACCATAACTTGGATTCACTTGAAGAAAACCGAGAAGTTTCATTTACGTGATGAAGATTGGGTAGATGAGATTGTCAGGTCTTAAATCTGCAGCACAGGTCTGCCAGTATCGGAGCGTCGGGTGGAAATAGCCACTGTGGATGATCGACTCGGCTGGTGTCTGCATCTTAACCCTGAGGCGGAGAGATGATCAGTGATAAAACACATAAAGTAATACAGGGAACAGAGCAgcctcttttctgtctttgtcttatCTTTGACTTGTAGTTAATGAGCAGAGCAAAAACATCACTCCCACGCCCTGGTGCTTTATTGCAGTTCAGTCACCGTTAAAACTGACCAAGCATGCGTGACACTGCTTCGCCAAACAACACCTTGGCTCTGTCCCATTGTACAGTCACGCAGGCTGCAGgtttttaaacttatttcaAACAAGAACTTTTTATCTTAATActgtgtgaacatttttttctccatgcaCAAGCCTTTTCTGAGTGACCTTGACATCCCACTCCTCCGCATTTTTTCCACAGCAGGACAGAGATCATTTACTTGatttatgaatacatttttgataAGGGACCATTAATCTGTgctttaaattaatattatcattaactGACTAAGTAGAATCCGATTGTGGTAAGAtggtttttatcattttatgtccaaacaaacaacacatatTAAAAGTTTGGTCTCATATAAAGAACTGTGGAAAACAGCTTGATTATCTCATAGGTGATTGTTAACACATTTGTCATATCGTTGTTGCCTTTGGATGCACTGGACCAATTATCTTAGCTTGACTGAAAGTTTATTCTCATCAGCAGTAACTTTAgtcacagttaaaaacacataGACACTAATGTGGGAGACATAATATTAAGTCATGTACAACATCACATCGGATTGTGATATATGGATCTGCAATGTTAAAATGATCCTCGCTGCAATCGTGTTATTTTCTTAAACTTAAATCCACTGATATGAACCACAAATGAATGACAAACTGCAACTTTAAGATGACAAGCCATTTCTGTTACACGGAGAAATACGACATAAGTTCAAACACACTACTAATGACCACTGTAATTTCATTCAACGATcacatgtatgttgttttttagtaGGCTACATTTAGTTTTGTAACCTTGGCTCTTAACTAGGATATGTAATTAACGCTTCTTTTTAAAACTACAACCCACTGCAACTATTGTCTTAAATCTGCGACataacactcacactcacaagacatgtatgaaaactgcaaaaatacCAAAGGAAGACAGTGTACTTGCCTGTGTGTATGAGTCGGCGACTTCTCTACACCTCACTCTACACAGTCAAATCCAAGTATGTCCTTTTTAATCGACGTTTCGCGGGCGACATGGCAGCGCGTTACCGCCACCTACTGACTGGAGTCTCTAGGGTTTTCATTAAGCCTGAAGCATATAATAAAACCAaatggaaattatttttattattatgatgatacatatatatattactgtatttattgttaataCAGCAAGTACCATTGGAACACTAAACGGGTTTACACTTATTTTACAAAAGATTTGCCAAAACATATAGTCT
Proteins encoded in this window:
- the alad gene encoding delta-aminolevulinic acid dehydratase, with protein sequence MQTPAESIIHSGYFHPTLRYWQTCAADLRPDNLIYPIFITDSADAVEPIGSLPGQARYGVNKLEGMLRPLVENGLKCVLIFGVPAKVEKDDRGSGADTDDTPAVLAVKKIRSLFPELLVACDVCLCPYTSHGHCGILNDDGTLNNDASCLRLAEVALAYARAGCHIIAPSDMMDGRVRAIKQALISNGLGNKASVLSYSAKFASCYYGPFRDAAQSKPAFGDRRCYQLPPGARGLAVRAVERDVREGADMLMVKPGLPYLDIVREVKDKFPTHPLAVYNVSGEFAMIWHGAQAGAFDLRAAVMEAMTAFRRAGADIIITYYTPQLLTWLKE